CAAGAGTTAAGAAATTTTAATCCAATAGTTTAGCAGATATGCCATATCAGTCCAACATATGCTAAACTAACTCGGGACCTTTTACTAGTTAGAGTGAATAAATtgccgttttttttttttttttttttttttttgaaatctctCTTCTAATTCAAAATCGTGGTGCAAGGAATATCCCCGGTTCCGGTCAATTCCAAATATACTTATCggaagaaaataaatttctttCAAGTTCCATTAAACAAACTACTCTATGAGCCCACGATCACAAATCAACcttaaaaatgaaacaaataaaaacatgGCCATACTTCACATGGATCCCTAAAGAGGTGACCTTATTAGAACTAAATCaacaatacaaatacaaataatacAACAGAGAGTGTGTAGAAGTTGAATGCGACTTTTGACATCAAGATTGAAGCATATCAGCTTCTGTATCTCAAGCTGCCTTTCCGGCGAGACCACCTTCTAAGAACTTGGCTATAACTCTACATAAAGAATGTTGAACTTGGTCATAACTTTACATACAGAATGTATGTCCGAATAATTACTGCTTAATTTGTAGAAGATTTTGATTGGGCGGTGTCAGCACGGCTCAACCGTTTCTTTCTGTATCTCCATGACACCTGAATCCGGGTAGCGGCAAGGCATCTCCAGTAGGGTGATATGTACCTGCAGCCATGGAGCCAATGCAATATTAACTAATATTGTACACTAGATTAGTACCGTTCTGGCAATGTGGAGATATATAGATAGGTATCTAACCTTATAGCTCCTTGGACGCGTGAATTTCGCAAGAATCTTGCGTAAAGACTGGTGACTTCTTCAATATCTGCAGCTCGAAGTGAAAATGCTTCCACATTTGTCAAGCATATTACTCTTCTGCTGCTAAGCAATCGCTGTCCGGGTATCCTTATTTTTTTGGGATCTGCAATAGATACACGCAGAGAAGGTAATGCCATTCCATGTTTATGCATCTTACTTATGGTGAGCCCAAAAAAGCTCTATGTATGCATTTGGTTACTCGTCAATGCACCAAGAGGAATTATATACGAAGCTTAGGATTATTGTAAGTATACCTCTGTTCACCGAAGAATGTTCAAGACACCATGAGAGGAGTTCCTCTCCACAAACATCACCTTCCATTAAGGGAGCTTTGATTCCATCTTCTCCAATGCTTTCCAGTTTTCCACGTACGATGAAAACCATCTTCTCAATCAGACCCCCTTGATATAAAATTTGGCTTCCTTTGATGTATAGCTTTTGCTTTAACCTCTCACATATCGCGTCCAAGATGGGTTCATCCATCACCTCGAAAATTCGTATCTGAAAAACCGGTACATTCTCAAGTTATCAGAATACACATGACTAGTAAATCAAATAAGATTCCGGTACACTAAAAACCATCAAACAGCTGTTCATGTTTTGATGCCTTGTGTTAGGATATCCGATACTTACTTTCTTAACGAATTTGAATAGATGCCGTCTTATGTCTTTCTGAAGGTCCTCAGGCAGATTCTCCAGTAGCATTTCTTCATTTACTCCTCTTGTAGCTGCCCAATTATACCTTTCGGCTTCAAATACTTGCCTACATGATGATCAATTATCATAGCAGTTGAGATAAGTGAGCAACAATACATGAGAAAAAACGAACGCTACAATAATATTTCATCATTCTGTATTTCCTAAACGGAATTGCCGTCGAGCAGGGAAAAAGTTTACGTTTGCCACAGTTTGCACAGAGCATGCTTTTATGACACGCTCCATACCACTAATAGCTCAGTCGGCAATGCCACTATTCACAGAGCAGTTGGGTAATACTAGTAAATGCTATGTTGCAAAAATGTAGAAACATATGAGACTATGCCTTTGAATTTGACGGTGCGCCTCGGAAATAGATGAGAAGTGTTTTATGCTCAAATCATAATATGTGGCACATATAAAAAcatagaaaatatatatttatcatcgCCAAGTCCTCAGTGGCAGAAGCCTTCTTGTGCTGTTATTCTGTTTTAGGGTAGAAAATATGTGGAAGAATGAATTTCTCAAACTCAAGGACGTATATGGATATACGGATCCTATTAGCAGTCTAGTAAGTCCAAACTGTAGCCCAGCTTGCCAATAAGACAATAAAATACTTACATAACTACTAATTTACCGTATTAGTAGTTATCTTGTACGATATTGACATTAGAGTTCTTGTGGTAAGCAACGAACGTGAATATCGCCACGGGTAATTAAATTAACAAATGAGAATActcgaaagaaagaaaagatgagACAGGTTTACCTTCTTAATTGTAGTGGTAATCGCCGATGCCTCATCCATTGCTCAACATCACGACGTCTAAGTGACATTTCTAGCCGCCTAGAACATCGGAAGGAGAAGGACCATTTCAGTAAAAGCTATTATGAAGAAATCAAAGGAGGACTTAAACGTAAAGCTTTAATCAACCATTTCTTTTAACATATGCAGATTGAAGagtgaaattttatttacaggAGAAATATGATAATtaatataaacaaacaaaagggATATAAGATACTATTGGCCTACAAAATGATGTCAAGAGAACGTATCTACTGATCAAAGATTTTAATGAAAAACGACGTGTGCTTATAGTTCTGTCTAGATTTTAACCAAAAATGATGCGTGCTTATAGTAGTTCTGTCTCAACAGAGAGCTTCACACAACGTACCAGCATTATTCAGGCAGGATCTACATGataaaaacaatgtaacaagAACATTGATTTCATTAAAAAGCAATCAAACACACAGTTCATAATATTAAATCCAGCTAAGGAGCATTTCACAAAAGGAACAGAAGGACCTTTGCTAAATTTTTACCTCCGTCCAAGAGACTGTAGAAAGTTCTGCATATTTCCTATAAGAAAAGCGAAGAGAAGGAGGCCCAGTCCAATAATGGCCATGGTAAAAAGGACTTCTGGGACAAAATAGCTCGGAGTTTGATTTCCAGCCAGAGTACTGATTTGCTTCATAAAACCACACACATAACATGATGTCAATGAGAGGTTTAACTACCCCGTGTATTTTTGTTAAACAGAGAACAATGGCTAGGTAATAGTCAAGAAAAATGAGgagaaaattaaaatgaagGTTTCAAATGGTCTTGACAGTGTCTACTAATACGAAAGGTTTTAGTCATTTTGAAAGAATGTCAAACACAACCTTCTATTCATTATGGAAGCAAATGAGTGTTAATGATTTAATCTGTTTACAGAGCAAGAATTCAATAATGATGATACCATTGATAGGTTACCTGGAATCCCCAAAACAATGAATATACATATCTGGTGATGACACTGTCTTTTGTGGTAAGGCTGACAGCTTGCTTATAGATCCCATAGTCAAACCGTTTAGAATCAACCGTGAAACAAGCGCTAGCATTCTCATTTTGAGTCCAGTTAGGCCATGTGCTATCAGATATAAATTCTGTAAAATCGGTCCCATGGCCACAGTCTATAAATTTGATACAGTGAGGATGCATATCAGAGTCATGGCATGCATTTCGAAGACATTGGTTAACCCTCTGAAAAAATAAAGGCATTGTAAAAGGTTAGATaggaaaattgagagaaaaaaaaacataaaaatctcaaaaaagaaTCTCAAATACCATTCCTTATGAACTTGTAGATCAAAGTACCTTTGAAGGTTATAATGACCTTTTGCTCACCTGTAAACCCAAAAGGTACCAGCATGCTCCAATTACATGGCCAGACAACACAAATGTGAGAAGATTTATAATAAAATTTGCCCATGCTGTCTCAAATACAAAGCCACTTGAAGAATGCCCCACAAGTAGAGGAAGAAATCTATACAGTCTGGGAATATACTGAAGAAGAACTGCTGCACGCAATAGATTTTTTGCATAATTTGCTCCTGATTCTCCCACGATATTTGGTAACACCCATAATACCATAATCtgtaaaatgtaaataaaaGAGGGACATATAACATGATGAGTGAACAGTAGATTTGGTCACTATCAAGTTGTGCATGTATTTCCGGGAATAACGGTGATAGAAAGATAGATAAAAGTAACCACTTTGTATATTTAGAGAACTAGAGAATTCACATTGTACAtgaactgaatttttttttcccaaatgcTAAAGATagataaaggtaaacaactcctgtgcaAAAGACTTCCCAGTGGATGGAGTTGAGGACAAGTAGGATGTttgcagaccttaccccacataatgtGGTGAGACTGTTCCCagaaattgaacctgtgacctctactGCAACTCGAATCTTGCATGTCCTATTATCACGCACCTTACAGGAACTGGACGAGACTCCACTGACGAGAAAAATCCACCATAATTATTGCTTGTCCTATTATCATTCTTCTTACAGGAAGTGGACCTCAAATTCTCACACAGCAAACAAGGTGCTTTTGCAGCTATGGATGCtaataaatcaaattctaaCTTAAAATAACACCTTTCTGAATAAATCAATGCAATTTTagacaaaattttaaaacaaacaGATTAAACAAATAGGTGATGCTGCCGAAAGAATCATCATTGAAAGGTAAGTGAAGTTCGACAATTGATCTTTCAATAACAAAATGCAAACACATGAAGCGCATAAAAGTAAATCTCTATAGCCCATGTGGATTGTGAAAGGCAAGACATTGACATGAAAGAGGGAGAATAAAATAGACCTACTTGAGGAAGTGGTAGTACAACAAATAAATCAAGAGCAAAGAATCCCAAAAGGTAATTGCGAGCAATTTTCTTTGGATGATCAACCAACTCCCCTGCACCGACCACTCTAGACTCTGGATTTACATAAGCCAATCTAAACTGCAAAAGATAATAAGATAGTTGATCAGTTGACATTTACTAACAGCGTTGATGGTAGAACTCCCAAGCGAAAAATGACATATGGACAACAAGAGGACGTAATAAATCAGAAGATAAAAGCATCAGAGTGCTGCTCatataagaaaagaaaggagcATTAGAGTGAAGAAATGAAAGTCTTTGGTACCTGTAGAAGCATGTTCAGCAAGTATATGAAATCGGTCATGCTTCTGAAAGCCACAATTGTTGTAGTCATGGGCCAGTTAATAACTATGCACTTATTATCCTGCATCCAGTGTGGCTAACATAATTAACCCAGGAGAATATCATGTATGAAAAGCACGGAACAATTTATGACTATAAGACCACATAATAACTCTACAAATaatgtgcaattttgaccttcaGCAAAAGTAAATGAAATTGAGAAATATCGAAATAATCTCTGAATAGAAGAAAATAGTATGGaaagaaatattaaaaattcGAAATGTTACTCCAAACATATTAAGTAACAGTCCCTTTTAAACTATGCCCGGATCATTATCCTATTTGAATAAGTCGTTTCTATCAAGAGAAAAGGAAATCCAACACAAGCATAGATCATAGTGGAGTCAAGATTTGGGCTCGAAGATGTGGATGACACCTCTCAGAATATTCATATCACACCTAATTCACATATACTTGTGAAGAATCAGTCATCTGCATTTCTAGCTTTTAAACcccataaaaaattattaatcacAAAGGTAATCAGATAATAGAAAAAGTTATAGTTTAGCACATTCAAAGCAGTCAAATCATTCTAATTTGCAATTCtgaaacaaacaacaaacaaaaccaCACCTGGTTTGTAGACAGCAATAAGAAAAACAACGGGTCTATAAAAATTGCCACCAAACAAGAGATAACAAAAAATTTGTTCCACTGTTGAACAAACTTAGAATGAGGATTCATGACTCCGGGAATAAATGAACCCACGAACGAAATGAATTTCCTTGCCCAGCCCTTAGCATCCCCATAAAGAACATTGTGGAACTGAAACAAGCACAAATGGTAAATGTTACACCAATATATTGAAAGAAATGCATAAATTAttctaaaacaataaaaagtaCAGGAAATATAAAACAGAACAACTCAAGAGTTTTCTTCCTCGTGGTAGCTGCTTAGAGTGGACGTTTCAGCTAGCGAAGAATATCCATCATAATTTATAACATGCCTAGAAAAACCAACGCATGcgatagaagaagagagagCCACCTTGGGATCAAATAAGCCCGAAGCTTTTGAGTATTTTTGTCGTGCTGCCTTGGTGTAATAGGTTGGGCAAGTTGTGCAGTAAGGATCATTGCACATGCCCAGCTGCCCAGACCTCATTAAGTGTTCATTTTTGCCACCTTGTTTCTCATCCATCCAGTCATTCTGATCGTTTGCTCTAAATGAAGGAAACTTCTCTGTCTTAGGTTCCAGCAATTTATGACCCATTACACCATTACCAGGCTGAAACAGATTTCGAGATACACGGCTAACTTGTAATGGTCCACTCATTTGTATTTGTGGAGTTCTTCTTTCACTACGCAATGGACCAGTAAAACCTACAAGATTAGTTTCCTTTTTGTAGGACTCGGAACTTGTTGGAATGGAAAGTGAGGCGCTCCGAGTTCGGGAAGCAAATGCCTGAAATCTGGGATCAACATTCTCCTCATTGGATCGCGGATGCATGTCTGAGAGCATTGGTAATTCATCTTTGTCACCACTTGCCATTTCACAGTACAACCTGCAAAACTTATTAGGATTAAGtaaatgtttttgaaaaataGCACACATGCTATGTTATAAAAATATTTGCAATAATAAAAATCAGGCCATTGTGATTAAAACCAAAatgacaaaaaccaaaaaatagagAAGAGCAGCAAAAGAGAGACACTCAAAGCTCCAATGTCAAGACTGATCAGTGGGTGGAAGTGTGGAACTGAAAGCCCAAGCTAGGCCTCCATGGATGGAATTTCATAAGCCGAGTTTTTCCACCGTCCGGAGCATGACACAGAAAACTCGTTGGCCTACTAGGTGAGCCATCACCgaccaaacccaaaaaaaataaaattcccaGACTGCAACAAACTCTCAAGAAATTCTTCGGCATCATTAGTTGCTATTGTCATCTCTATAATCCCTAAGCCTATCAGCAGTGTATTGAGGTTCTTTCATTCCTGTGAAGATCAGTGTATAACAATTTTTATTCGACTCCAGTAAACAAAGTTTTTTTCTTTGCATCTGAAGACAGACAGAAAATATCGTTACATTAAACAAAGGAATAAACATCAATCCCAATTAATCCCAATCAATTATATCCTTCTAATATCAGTCAAATTCTGTCAAAATGAATGGAGGATTTGATTGGTTTAATTTGAACTATTTCCTTCTACTACTACTGAGAGACTTAAAAAACTCACTATCATCAGACCCTCATTGACAAACACATGTATTAACAAAGACAAAACAACTTATCCTTACAGAAATAGGAGAACAGGCATGAGATTTATCCAACATTTTGTATTATAAGGCTAAACCCATGAAACTACGCAGGCCAAAgacataaaagaagaaaagaagagagagagagagagagattggtaGAAACAAAACCTGCTTGGGAGTAAACCCTCCCAATTGTGGAACTTCCTCTGCTacttctctcaatttctggTCCGCAgtgaagaaagagaaggagaagcaAGGAGCAGGAAGAGAGAGCCGACCGAATACATAAGGAGGAACAACAAGAGTAAGAAGACCATAAATGGTAGACTCTGAAAAGTCATCGGATTCATGAGGTTGGTGTATTGACTTCGTACTTGACGGGCCAATAATCCAGAAGTGGTCAAGTGGACTTGTCTAAACAATGTTGAAGGAAAGATTACCCTGTTCGTTGTTTCTCTTGGACAGTTATTATCTGTCTATTTGTCTATTTGTTCTCTTTGGTCTTACCTACCACTCTTTCCCCATTAAAGACGCCTTTTGTCTTTGCGCTTGACAGCTCCCATCCTATCTGGTTCTTATCCATACATAACAACGGTGTCGTTTTAACCGAAGCGTCTGGAAAACCTAGACAGGCTAAACCTAACCTGCCTCGAACACTTGAGAGGCGGCAACTCTTTTCCTTGAAGGCCAAGCTAAAACCCATAGACCCCTTTATTTTATACCGGACATAAACTTCTTTTGAAGGAAAGACGGGAGCTTTTGTGTGTACAAAGAAGATTTCGTTCGATTCAACTCTTGCTCCGAAGTTCATTGCCTGCAATCTTCGACGATAAATCCGTTCATGGTATTGTAATACAAACTCTATCTAATTCGTCGGTTGTGTCTCAGAGATATTGATAAGACTTTTGTTTTTGCATCCTTTGTTTCGttgattttgtcttttcttcGTTATATTTGGAATTCGATGTTGTGATAGAATTGGACGGGGTGAAGATCTAGCTTTCGTTATGTGTTGGGTTTTGTGGAAGGGCGTGATTTTTGAACAGGGGTTTAAGTTCAgattggttttagggtttaggttcgAGTAAGCTTGAGGCTCAAAGCAAGATAGTTGCAGAGCTTAAAGAGAATTAATTTGGGCGAATTTCATGGTCTTACTAGAGTTGGGTTTTATCCAAAGACGGTAACTTTTTGATCCTCTTTGTGGGTTGTGAACATTATATTGATCTTGTGAAAGATGTTAGTGTGTAGATTGAGTTGATTATCTGGGATAATGTAAGATGTTCACTTTCCTCACTCATTGTTTTTTAGGCTTCTCATGTGCTCATGAAAAGTCTTCTTGTAATTATACTGTTTCCTCGTTAGATCGACTGTCCATTACATAATTATGGTGTTTCTGAGCATCTAGTGTTTGATGATCGGCCTCCGATGATATGACTTCAGAAAATTAACCTCTTGCTGATTCTTGTTTTCATTTGTCAGGAGTCTCCAATGATAATAGGTGGTGTGGTGGGAGCTGCTGCCCTCGGCACACGATTCTTAATTCCCAGATGGCAGGCTTTCAAAGCTTACCTTGCAAGGCCCCGCGCTCGAAGATTTTATCCTGGTGGATTTGAGGCAGTTATGACTCGACGTGAAGCAGCAATGATTCTTGGTGTCAGGTAATTGTCTTTATCTAAGAAGTAAGAACAATTTCAGGTTTAATCCCCACTTTATTGAGTTACAACATACTTTCTTTCCAGATAGATACTAGGACATCTTATTTGAGAAACTGGTTTATGTTTTAGCATCGTAGAACTGAAAAATTTTGTACGCCTTTTGTTAAATAGTTTCTTTCTTACGTTGTTGCTTCTGATGTTATCCTCATCACATTGCTGTTATTTGGTCTCTTGGCTCTTTCAGAGAGAGTGCTGTTATGGAAAAGATCAAGGAGGCTCATCGGAGAGTGATGGTTGCAAATCACCCAGATGCTGGTGGAAGCCATTATCTCGCATCAAAGATTAATGAAGCCAAGGATATCATGCTACGGAAGGGTAAAGGGGGAGGCTCCATATTTTAGATTACCGGCTCATTGTGCACTTTTTACTTCGAAAACGGGAGAGGCTCATTGGAGCTATACTGTTTTTTTACCAAATAGCGAAAAGGTTCCATTTTTGGTCAAGTTTTATAAAGAGAAGTTGTACATTGACATTGATTACTTTACAGCATCGTTTCCGAGTTGAATATCATTTCATTCAGCCAGCAAATTGAAGCGATGAATAATACTCTATTTTCATGAAGGCCATTGTTGTTCTACCATTTGGATGTGATTATGGAATGAATGTGTTTTGAATGTCATCATATGGTAATATGTTATCTAGGTTATGATTGGATCTATTGTTTCTCCAGTTGCCTAGGTTTTCTTAACTGCCCTTCTAAGAACGGGGATGAGCTTTACCGCTGTGTTAGCTGTGGCAGGTTGGTCGCAAAGCATGACAACGTAGCGGCAAGTGTTAAGGTGATATTAAGGATTGTTTACACATACTTACCCACACTGTTTTGATCGTCGGAGTTTCTTTGATAGACACTCTATCAATGTCCATGACTTTTTATCTGCTcaaccctcttttttttttttttttcccctcaagaGTCAAGATTGTAGGAGTTTCTTTGGTAGACATCCCACGGTGTTTAAGACTTTTCTACTGATAAACCCTCTTTGGTTCTCAAGAGTGAAAAAATTGGCTAATTAcatatttgtcattttttatcTGATAACAGAGAATCATCCGAAATCAGCACACATCTCGGGATTCACCTACATGGTAAACTTTAGAGTCAGTGTTACGttcaaataaatataatttcaaacacgAAATGAAATGGAGAATCATTTGAAATCGACCCACATATCGGGATTTACCTACATGGTAAACTTCAGAATTAGTGTTACAtccaaataaatataatttcaaacacgGAATGAAATTCGGGTAGATACAACTAACCCACACaccaaataaatataatttcaaacatggaATGAAAGTCGGGTAGATGCATCTAATCCACACATTCCAAGATCCGTTCCGCCATTGAGGTTCCTCCACATAGACCTAAATACTTATTTATTCtaaacagaaaaataaataatttattttccttttgtcCACTCCGTCACTCTCCGTCTCTGAGGTATTTGTACTCCATTAACAGGTATACACAGTACGACAAGGAGAAAAACAAGTTCGTCGTCGTAGAACTTGTGTAGTTCTTTGAAATGACGATGATCGGATAATGAACGTGTATAGCTCAGTTTACGATCTGACCTCATCTACTTATCTTCCAATCTTCAGAAGGTTTAGCTATTTGAATCGACGAACTGTCGTCTGTTCTCGTCGGTTTCACTGTAACGCGGCAATGGATGCCAGCAACAATTCCACAGCAAGCGAGGGCTTCGATTTCCTTACGCAAAAGCCCTACTCTCCTCCTACTTGGGCATCTCATCTCAAGCCAATCCCCTCTCACATCTTCTCGCTCGCTCATGTAAGCAATCACTCCTCGTTTCACCGATTTCTGCGTGTTTTTCATTTGTGTATGCATTGATTGGGGATTTTTTTTGTGTGCTTTCGCACAGGTACCAACTCCAATTCACAAGTGGAATCTTCGGAATCTTCCAAAAGGCACTGAGGTTTTTTTGAAGgtagttttagggttttgattctttgaaaaacTCTACAGTGTCTTTAGGGTCCGTTGCCTCTGAAATGTGAATCACTTTCACTTGAACTGTAGGAGAAAATTTTGCTTGTAAAGAGGAAAAACAATTTGGAGTTTGCTGCTGTCTGTTGCATTTAATCTGTTAAACTGCCTATTTGCATCCTACAATGTCAAAGTTTATTCATTTTCCTTGTATTATTCTGAAGATGAATTTTTTGTTTGCTGATGTAGCGTGATGATCTGTCGGGCATGCAATTGAGTGGTAACAAAGTCAGGAAATTAGAATTCTTGATGGCAGATGCTGTGGCTCAGGGTGCTGATTGTATTATTACAATTGGTGGTATCCAAAGCAATCACTGCCGTGCCACCGCTGTTGCTGCAAAGTATCTTAATCTTGACTGCTATCTTATATTACGCACATCCAAGGTTAAGTATTATATATCT
This DNA window, taken from Tripterygium wilfordii isolate XIE 37 chromosome 20, ASM1340144v1, whole genome shotgun sequence, encodes the following:
- the LOC119987138 gene encoding probable cyclic nucleotide-gated ion channel 20, chloroplastic gives rise to the protein MASGDKDELPMLSDMHPRSNEENVDPRFQAFASRTRSASLSIPTSSESYKKETNLVGFTGPLRSERRTPQIQMSGPLQVSRVSRNLFQPGNGVMGHKLLEPKTEKFPSFRANDQNDWMDEKQGGKNEHLMRSGQLGMCNDPYCTTCPTYYTKAARQKYSKASGLFDPKFHNVLYGDAKGWARKFISFVGSFIPGVMNPHSKFVQQWNKFFVISCLVAIFIDPLFFLLLSTNQDNKCIVINWPMTTTIVAFRSMTDFIYLLNMLLQFRLAYVNPESRVVGAGELVDHPKKIARNYLLGFFALDLFVVLPLPQIMVLWVLPNIVGESGANYAKNLLRAAVLLQYIPRLYRFLPLLVGHSSSGFVFETAWANFIINLLTFVLSGHVIGACWYLLGLQRVNQCLRNACHDSDMHPHCIKFIDCGHGTDFTEFISDSTWPNWTQNENASACFTVDSKRFDYGIYKQAVSLTTKDSVITRYVYSLFWGFQQISTLAGNQTPSYFVPEVLFTMAIIGLGLLLFAFLIGNMQNFLQSLGRRRLEMSLRRRDVEQWMRHRRLPLQLRRQVFEAERYNWAATRGVNEEMLLENLPEDLQKDIRRHLFKFVKKIRIFEVMDEPILDAICERLKQKLYIKGSQILYQGGLIEKMVFIVRGKLESIGEDGIKAPLMEGDVCGEELLSWCLEHSSVNRDPKKIRIPGQRLLSSRRVICLTNVEAFSLRAADIEEVTSLYARFLRNSRVQGAIRYISPYWRCLAATRIQVSWRYRKKRLSRADTAQSKSSTN
- the LOC119987139 gene encoding mitochondrial import inner membrane translocase subunit TIM14-3-like: MESPMIIGGVVGAAALGTRFLIPRWQAFKAYLARPRARRFYPGGFEAVMTRREAAMILGVRESAVMEKIKEAHRRVMVANHPDAGGSHYLASKINEAKDIMLRKGKGGGSIF